From a region of the Takifugu flavidus isolate HTHZ2018 chromosome 18, ASM371156v2, whole genome shotgun sequence genome:
- the gpatch8 gene encoding G patch domain-containing protein 8 isoform X1, translated as MADRFSRFNEERDFQAGNHFDQYEEGQLELEQASLDKPIEPDNIGHRLLQKHGWKSGQGLGKTMQGRTDPVPIILKYDVMGMGRMEMEMDYAEDATEKRRVLEVEKEDTEELRQKYKDQMEKEKAIAKALEDLRANFYCELCDKQYTKHQEFDNHINSYDHAHKQRLKELKQREFARNVSSRSRKGGKKQEKMLRRLHELAEQRKQFDCTPGSGPMFKTTTVALDGEKMEENDSVVSENTALTEVSVDVSMADKIGQGSPKPSQAISFSFGKNAPSSSPPAQSGGSKVSVSFSFAKKAPVKLETVAAVFADHGEEAMEEEDGQEGEKPGGQEETPSCNTESPTGGEVVEAVQMEAPEETQQADDGGSLASTLNKLKMMMKKDEGCVGQEPQYYHYVPPAHCRVKPHFQFLLFMKATDEGQGKDEEEEEEEEEDGLDDKKVEDSPEQVEADVTESNTEKELDNVPPALEPELPLKVETEEPSSCQASDAPGEITAFPEKVESTPEVEDCSLGPKIATGPFFPVLGKDDSTTLQWPSELLEFTKAQPSLSYSCNPLYFDFKLSRNKGVRGRNLSKSSKPCEESDDKRQEASASKTEGDPSSVPEASSVKEKEELKGEPSQSDKDEEKPPAGNSAKKKKKKKKHKKSAKHSKRKAKEKGAKEDAEGGAEQAQEKPKKKKKHKRKKSKNKVPDKNETSDEKAKQKPEDKPIPGPVSPAGGGASGVELGKRKRVTKEVPYKPGADEGGTSKGNDKARSNEEHTGTKRQKTDSSVSQSASCSSSAQKSPGPGRPPSSESEEEGGSKPQKSRHHRSSPREQRRDHSEESGRSHSHSSRRGERRGSSRRHHRGQTSRSRSYSSSSERSSAGSSAYSYRSRSYSDSYSGYSTEGRRRRRSKHSSDSEYERRESRGRRRSRRHEYSSSSSEDSRSRSRSYSRRKRHRRHHRSSSRSSSSWSRSTSARSWRRSYSRSHSSASRSSSSTKDSPRRRGQRSRGDSETKRRDFNRSRIYRSQSPRSSSSRGLNRNTHSSGSQSLRPGGSRDTEHKPTLTARQLLEKVQSKKSSDDSATGTKSGVKIKDPPQGYFGPKLPPTLGSKAMLPLFGKLQAGKKPVIPLTRTSESEKLGAGKGSEAEAEVILVEPIREFPPPPPPPAPPVQKIEEASPSTVVQEETSQPVTEVQDPQESQASFEQEASMMMPQYQGEVGQDLSQNTILEAYVPDMQQQAPMHGYPAYPPPNLEEDGMEAEEDGLAPLESQPITFTPEEMEKYSKLQQAAQQHIQQQLMAKQVKTFPSAAAAAAAAAAAAAANLAPAPPPPTLQQIHIQQPTVSVASGTSITTVQHAILQHHAATAAAMGIHPHAHHPHHAHAQLAQVHHIPQHHLTPISLSPLGHSLGHSLGHSLGHAGLIQAHPTAFLSGQPIHIIPASALHHTPLALHHVPHAALYPTLLTSRPSQAAAAAALQLHPLLHPIFSGQDLQHPPNHGS; from the exons ATGGCCGACAGGTTTTCTCGGTTCAACGAAGAGCGTGATTTCCAG GCTGGGAATCACTTTGACCAGTATGAAGAGggccagctggagctggagcaggcgTCCTTGGACAAGCCCATCGAACCG GATAACATCGGGCACCGGTTGCTTCAGAAACATGGCTGGAAGTCGGGGCAAGGCCTTGGAAAAACCATGCAGG GACGCACTGACCCTGTGCCCATCATCCTCAAATATGATGTCATGGGGATGGGACGGATGGAGATGGAG ATGGACTATGCTGAAGATGccacagagaagagaagagtaCTTGAAGTGGAAAAAGAGGACACAGAAGAACTACGGCAAAAATATAAG GACCAAATGGAAAAGGAGAAAGCTATTGCGAAAGCTTTGGAAGATCTGAGAGCCAATTTCTACTGCGAGCTTTGTGACAAACAGTACACCAAACACCAGGAATTTGACAACCACATAAACTCTTACGACCATGCTCACAAGCAG AGGCTGAAAGAACTGAAGCAGAGAGAGTTTGCTCGTAATGTGTCATCACGCTCACGCAAGGGTGGAAAGAAGCAAGAAAAGATGCTGCGTAGATTGCATGAGCTTGCTGAACAGAGGAAACAATTTGACTG CACTCCAGGAAGTGGCCCCATGTTCAAGACTACTACAGTGGCTTTAGACGGAGAGAAGATGGAAGAGAATGACAGCGTGGTCTCTGAAAATACTGCTTTGACAGAAGTTTCTGTAGACGTTTCGATGGCAGATAAAATTGGGCAAGGCTCTCCAAAGCCAAGTCAAGCCATCAGCTTTTCTTTTGGAAAAAAcgccccttcctcctcccccccagcccAAAGTGGTGGATCTAAAGTCAGCGTGTCCTTCTCATTTGCCAAAAAAGCCCCAGTTAAGCTTGAGACAGTGGCAGCGGTGTTTGCTGATCATGGAGAGGAAGCTATGGAGGAAGAAGATGGCCAGGAGGGAGAAAAGCCTGGAGGGCAAGAGGAGACACCTAGCTGCAACACAGAAAGCCCCACAGGAGGGGAAGTAGTTGAGGCTGTGCAAATGGAAGCACCAGAAGAGACGCAACAGGCTGATGATGGAGGCTCTTTAGCCTCTACCCTAAACaaactgaagatgatgatgaaaaaagaTGAAGGATGCGTTGGCCAGGAGCCTCAGTACTATCATTATGTTCCTCCAGCTCACTGTCGGGTGAAACCTCACTTCCAGTTTTTGCTCTTTATGAAGGCCACTGATGAGGGTCAGGGCaaagacgaagaggaggaggaggaggaggaggaagatggactaGATGACAAAAAGGTTGAAGATAGTCCTGAGCAGGTTGAGGCTGACGTTACAGAGAGCAACACTGAAAAAGAGCTGGATAATGTTCCCCCTGCCCTTGAGCCAGAGTTACCACTGAAAGTAGAAACAGAGGAACCTTCTTCGTGTCAGGCATCAGACGCCCCTGGTGAGATAACTGCTTTTCCTGAAAAAGTAGAAAGCACACCGGAGGTTGAGGATTGCAGCTTGGGTCCGAAGATCGCGACTGGTCCCTTTTTTCCAGTGCTGGGCAAAGATGACAGCACCACCCTGCAGTGGCCTTCAGAGCTCCTTGAGTTTACAAAAGCTCAACCTTCCTTATCCTATAGTTGTAATCCCTTATATTTTGACTTCAAGCTGTCTCGCAATAAAGGTGTACGTGGAAGGAACTTATCAAAGTCCTCTAAGCCTTGTGAAGAGTCTGATGACAAGCGACAGGAAGCCAGTGCTTCTAAAACCGAAGGAGACCCGTCTTCCGTGCCCGAGGCCAGCTCCGTCAAGGAAAAAGAGGAGTTAAAGGGAGAGCCTAGTCAATCAGACAAGGACGAAGAAAAGCCTCCAGCTGGCAATAGtgccaagaaaaagaagaaaaagaaaaagcacaagAAGTCTGCAAAGCATTCAAAACGTAAAGCAAAGGAAAAGGGAGCCAAAGAGGAtgcagagggaggagctgaGCAGGCTCAGGAGAagcctaaaaagaaaaaaaaacataaaaggaaaaagagtaaaaacaaaGTTCCTGACAAAAATGAGACAAGTGatgaaaaggcaaaacaaaagCCAGAAGATAAACCTATTCCCGGCCCCGTGTcgcctgcaggaggaggggcttCAGGCGTGGAACTTGGGAAAAGGAAGCGAGTAACAAAGGAAGTGCCTTATAAGCCTGGAGCTGACGAAGGAGGGACCAGCAAAGGCAACGACAAGGCCAGGTCCAATGAGGAACACACTGGCACCAAGCGACAGAAAACCGACTCCAGTGTATCTCAAAGTGCCTCCTGTTCCAGCTCAGCCCAAAAGAGTCCTGGTCCCGGTCGACCTCCCAGTAGTGAGAGTGAAGAAGAAGGAGGTTCTAAGCCACAAAAATCCCGTCATCATAGGTCAAGTCCTCGGGAACAACGTCGCGACCACAGCGAGGAATCGGGGCGGTCCCACAGTCACTCTTCAAGGCGAGGGGAGCGACGGGGCAGCAGCCGTCGCCATCACCGTGGTCAAACCTCCCGCAGTCGTTCATACTCCAGCAGCTCCGAGCGCTCCTCTGCAGGAAGCAGCGCCTACAGCTACCGCAGCCGCAGCTACTCGGACAGTTACAGCGGTTACAGCACAGAGGGCCGAAGGCGGCGGCGCTCCAAACATTCATCAGATTCCGAATACGAACGCAGGGAAAGCAGAGGCCGGAGACGATCCAGGAGACACGAGtattcttcttcctcctcggAAGACTCTCGCTCGCGTTCCCGCAGCTACAGCCGGAGGAAGAGACACCGGCGGCATcacaggagcagctccagaagcTCGAGCAGCTGGAGCCGCAGCACCAGCGCGAGATCGTGGAGGCGCAGCTACAGCCGAAGCCACAGCTCCGCCAGTCGCTCATCCAGCTCCACCAAAGACTCTCCTCGCAGACGCGGCCAGAGGAGCCGGGGAGACAGTGAGACCAAACGCAGGGACTTCAACCGCTCTCGCATCTACCGCTCCCAGTCTCCCCGCTCGTCTTCATCACGAGGCCTTAACCGTAACACCCACTCGTCCGGCTCGCAGTCGCTGAGGCCCGGGGGTTCGCGGGACACTGAACACAAACCCACTCTTACTGCACGCCAGTTGTTGGAGAAGGTTCAGTCTAAAAAGTCCTCAGATGACTCTGCCACAGGAACAAAATCTGGGGTTAAAATTAAAGACCCACCACAGGGTTATTTTGGTCCCAAACTACCTCCAACCCTTGGAAGCAAAGCCATGCTGCCACTCTTTGGCAAGCTCCAGGCAGGAAAGAAACCAGTGATTCCCCTCACAAGAACTAGTGAAAGTGAAAAGCTCGGAGCAGGGAAGGGCTCTGAAGCTGAAGCAGAGGTCATCTTGGTAGAGCCTATAAGGGagttcccccctcccccaccaccaccagctccaccagtgCAGAAGATAGAAGAGGCTTCACCAAGCACGGTGGTTCAAGAGGAGACCTCGCAGCCTGTTACAGAAGTCCAGGACCCCCAAGAATCCCAAGCCTCGTTTGAACAAGAGGCTTCCATGATGATGCCCCAATATCAAGGAGAAGTAGGACAGGATCTCTCTCAGAACACCATACTGGAGGCCTACGTGCCAGACATGCAGCAGCAGGCTCCAATGCATGGATACCCTGCTTACCCGCCACCAAACCTAGAGGAGGATGGCATGGAGGCAGAGGAAGATGGGTTAGCTCCTTTGGAGAGCCAGCCCATCACATTCACcccagaggagatggagaaataCAGCAAACTGCAACAAGCTGCACAACAgcacattcagcagcagcttatGGCCAAGCAGGTTAAGACGTTTCCCTCCGCcgcagcagccgccgccgctgcggccgccgccgccgctgccaatTTGGCTCcggctccccctccccccaccctgcaGCAGATCCACATCCAACAGCCGACCGTGTCTGTCGCCTCCGGCACATCGATCACTACCGTGCAGCACGCCATCCTGCAGCACCACGCAGCGACCGCTGCAGCGATGGGCATCCACCCACACGCCCACCACCCACACCACGCACACGCTCAGCTGGCCCAGGTGCACCATATTCCTCAGCACCACCTTACCCCCATCTCCCTGTCTCCGCTGGGCCACTCTCTTGGCCACTCTCTGGGTCACTCACTGGGACATGCTGGGCTGATCCAAGCTCACCCAACAGCCTTCCTCTCTGGTCAGCCGATACATATTATCCCAGCGTCTGCCCTGCACCACACCCCCTTGGCTCTCCACCACGTACCACACGCAGCCCTCTACCCTACGCTGCTAACATCCCGGCCTTCAcaggcggctgcagcagcagctctgcagcttcaTCCACTTCTACACCCAATCTTCTCAGGACAGGACCTCCAGCACCCTCCTAACCACGGCTCTTGA
- the gpatch8 gene encoding G patch domain-containing protein 8 isoform X2, translated as MCWRRAHGKAGNHFDQYEEGQLELEQASLDKPIEPDNIGHRLLQKHGWKSGQGLGKTMQGRTDPVPIILKYDVMGMGRMEMEMDYAEDATEKRRVLEVEKEDTEELRQKYKDQMEKEKAIAKALEDLRANFYCELCDKQYTKHQEFDNHINSYDHAHKQRLKELKQREFARNVSSRSRKGGKKQEKMLRRLHELAEQRKQFDCTPGSGPMFKTTTVALDGEKMEENDSVVSENTALTEVSVDVSMADKIGQGSPKPSQAISFSFGKNAPSSSPPAQSGGSKVSVSFSFAKKAPVKLETVAAVFADHGEEAMEEEDGQEGEKPGGQEETPSCNTESPTGGEVVEAVQMEAPEETQQADDGGSLASTLNKLKMMMKKDEGCVGQEPQYYHYVPPAHCRVKPHFQFLLFMKATDEGQGKDEEEEEEEEEDGLDDKKVEDSPEQVEADVTESNTEKELDNVPPALEPELPLKVETEEPSSCQASDAPGEITAFPEKVESTPEVEDCSLGPKIATGPFFPVLGKDDSTTLQWPSELLEFTKAQPSLSYSCNPLYFDFKLSRNKGVRGRNLSKSSKPCEESDDKRQEASASKTEGDPSSVPEASSVKEKEELKGEPSQSDKDEEKPPAGNSAKKKKKKKKHKKSAKHSKRKAKEKGAKEDAEGGAEQAQEKPKKKKKHKRKKSKNKVPDKNETSDEKAKQKPEDKPIPGPVSPAGGGASGVELGKRKRVTKEVPYKPGADEGGTSKGNDKARSNEEHTGTKRQKTDSSVSQSASCSSSAQKSPGPGRPPSSESEEEGGSKPQKSRHHRSSPREQRRDHSEESGRSHSHSSRRGERRGSSRRHHRGQTSRSRSYSSSSERSSAGSSAYSYRSRSYSDSYSGYSTEGRRRRRSKHSSDSEYERRESRGRRRSRRHEYSSSSSEDSRSRSRSYSRRKRHRRHHRSSSRSSSSWSRSTSARSWRRSYSRSHSSASRSSSSTKDSPRRRGQRSRGDSETKRRDFNRSRIYRSQSPRSSSSRGLNRNTHSSGSQSLRPGGSRDTEHKPTLTARQLLEKVQSKKSSDDSATGTKSGVKIKDPPQGYFGPKLPPTLGSKAMLPLFGKLQAGKKPVIPLTRTSESEKLGAGKGSEAEAEVILVEPIREFPPPPPPPAPPVQKIEEASPSTVVQEETSQPVTEVQDPQESQASFEQEASMMMPQYQGEVGQDLSQNTILEAYVPDMQQQAPMHGYPAYPPPNLEEDGMEAEEDGLAPLESQPITFTPEEMEKYSKLQQAAQQHIQQQLMAKQVKTFPSAAAAAAAAAAAAAANLAPAPPPPTLQQIHIQQPTVSVASGTSITTVQHAILQHHAATAAAMGIHPHAHHPHHAHAQLAQVHHIPQHHLTPISLSPLGHSLGHSLGHSLGHAGLIQAHPTAFLSGQPIHIIPASALHHTPLALHHVPHAALYPTLLTSRPSQAAAAAALQLHPLLHPIFSGQDLQHPPNHGS; from the exons ATGTGTTGGCGTCGTGCACACGGGAAG GCTGGGAATCACTTTGACCAGTATGAAGAGggccagctggagctggagcaggcgTCCTTGGACAAGCCCATCGAACCG GATAACATCGGGCACCGGTTGCTTCAGAAACATGGCTGGAAGTCGGGGCAAGGCCTTGGAAAAACCATGCAGG GACGCACTGACCCTGTGCCCATCATCCTCAAATATGATGTCATGGGGATGGGACGGATGGAGATGGAG ATGGACTATGCTGAAGATGccacagagaagagaagagtaCTTGAAGTGGAAAAAGAGGACACAGAAGAACTACGGCAAAAATATAAG GACCAAATGGAAAAGGAGAAAGCTATTGCGAAAGCTTTGGAAGATCTGAGAGCCAATTTCTACTGCGAGCTTTGTGACAAACAGTACACCAAACACCAGGAATTTGACAACCACATAAACTCTTACGACCATGCTCACAAGCAG AGGCTGAAAGAACTGAAGCAGAGAGAGTTTGCTCGTAATGTGTCATCACGCTCACGCAAGGGTGGAAAGAAGCAAGAAAAGATGCTGCGTAGATTGCATGAGCTTGCTGAACAGAGGAAACAATTTGACTG CACTCCAGGAAGTGGCCCCATGTTCAAGACTACTACAGTGGCTTTAGACGGAGAGAAGATGGAAGAGAATGACAGCGTGGTCTCTGAAAATACTGCTTTGACAGAAGTTTCTGTAGACGTTTCGATGGCAGATAAAATTGGGCAAGGCTCTCCAAAGCCAAGTCAAGCCATCAGCTTTTCTTTTGGAAAAAAcgccccttcctcctcccccccagcccAAAGTGGTGGATCTAAAGTCAGCGTGTCCTTCTCATTTGCCAAAAAAGCCCCAGTTAAGCTTGAGACAGTGGCAGCGGTGTTTGCTGATCATGGAGAGGAAGCTATGGAGGAAGAAGATGGCCAGGAGGGAGAAAAGCCTGGAGGGCAAGAGGAGACACCTAGCTGCAACACAGAAAGCCCCACAGGAGGGGAAGTAGTTGAGGCTGTGCAAATGGAAGCACCAGAAGAGACGCAACAGGCTGATGATGGAGGCTCTTTAGCCTCTACCCTAAACaaactgaagatgatgatgaaaaaagaTGAAGGATGCGTTGGCCAGGAGCCTCAGTACTATCATTATGTTCCTCCAGCTCACTGTCGGGTGAAACCTCACTTCCAGTTTTTGCTCTTTATGAAGGCCACTGATGAGGGTCAGGGCaaagacgaagaggaggaggaggaggaggaggaagatggactaGATGACAAAAAGGTTGAAGATAGTCCTGAGCAGGTTGAGGCTGACGTTACAGAGAGCAACACTGAAAAAGAGCTGGATAATGTTCCCCCTGCCCTTGAGCCAGAGTTACCACTGAAAGTAGAAACAGAGGAACCTTCTTCGTGTCAGGCATCAGACGCCCCTGGTGAGATAACTGCTTTTCCTGAAAAAGTAGAAAGCACACCGGAGGTTGAGGATTGCAGCTTGGGTCCGAAGATCGCGACTGGTCCCTTTTTTCCAGTGCTGGGCAAAGATGACAGCACCACCCTGCAGTGGCCTTCAGAGCTCCTTGAGTTTACAAAAGCTCAACCTTCCTTATCCTATAGTTGTAATCCCTTATATTTTGACTTCAAGCTGTCTCGCAATAAAGGTGTACGTGGAAGGAACTTATCAAAGTCCTCTAAGCCTTGTGAAGAGTCTGATGACAAGCGACAGGAAGCCAGTGCTTCTAAAACCGAAGGAGACCCGTCTTCCGTGCCCGAGGCCAGCTCCGTCAAGGAAAAAGAGGAGTTAAAGGGAGAGCCTAGTCAATCAGACAAGGACGAAGAAAAGCCTCCAGCTGGCAATAGtgccaagaaaaagaagaaaaagaaaaagcacaagAAGTCTGCAAAGCATTCAAAACGTAAAGCAAAGGAAAAGGGAGCCAAAGAGGAtgcagagggaggagctgaGCAGGCTCAGGAGAagcctaaaaagaaaaaaaaacataaaaggaaaaagagtaaaaacaaaGTTCCTGACAAAAATGAGACAAGTGatgaaaaggcaaaacaaaagCCAGAAGATAAACCTATTCCCGGCCCCGTGTcgcctgcaggaggaggggcttCAGGCGTGGAACTTGGGAAAAGGAAGCGAGTAACAAAGGAAGTGCCTTATAAGCCTGGAGCTGACGAAGGAGGGACCAGCAAAGGCAACGACAAGGCCAGGTCCAATGAGGAACACACTGGCACCAAGCGACAGAAAACCGACTCCAGTGTATCTCAAAGTGCCTCCTGTTCCAGCTCAGCCCAAAAGAGTCCTGGTCCCGGTCGACCTCCCAGTAGTGAGAGTGAAGAAGAAGGAGGTTCTAAGCCACAAAAATCCCGTCATCATAGGTCAAGTCCTCGGGAACAACGTCGCGACCACAGCGAGGAATCGGGGCGGTCCCACAGTCACTCTTCAAGGCGAGGGGAGCGACGGGGCAGCAGCCGTCGCCATCACCGTGGTCAAACCTCCCGCAGTCGTTCATACTCCAGCAGCTCCGAGCGCTCCTCTGCAGGAAGCAGCGCCTACAGCTACCGCAGCCGCAGCTACTCGGACAGTTACAGCGGTTACAGCACAGAGGGCCGAAGGCGGCGGCGCTCCAAACATTCATCAGATTCCGAATACGAACGCAGGGAAAGCAGAGGCCGGAGACGATCCAGGAGACACGAGtattcttcttcctcctcggAAGACTCTCGCTCGCGTTCCCGCAGCTACAGCCGGAGGAAGAGACACCGGCGGCATcacaggagcagctccagaagcTCGAGCAGCTGGAGCCGCAGCACCAGCGCGAGATCGTGGAGGCGCAGCTACAGCCGAAGCCACAGCTCCGCCAGTCGCTCATCCAGCTCCACCAAAGACTCTCCTCGCAGACGCGGCCAGAGGAGCCGGGGAGACAGTGAGACCAAACGCAGGGACTTCAACCGCTCTCGCATCTACCGCTCCCAGTCTCCCCGCTCGTCTTCATCACGAGGCCTTAACCGTAACACCCACTCGTCCGGCTCGCAGTCGCTGAGGCCCGGGGGTTCGCGGGACACTGAACACAAACCCACTCTTACTGCACGCCAGTTGTTGGAGAAGGTTCAGTCTAAAAAGTCCTCAGATGACTCTGCCACAGGAACAAAATCTGGGGTTAAAATTAAAGACCCACCACAGGGTTATTTTGGTCCCAAACTACCTCCAACCCTTGGAAGCAAAGCCATGCTGCCACTCTTTGGCAAGCTCCAGGCAGGAAAGAAACCAGTGATTCCCCTCACAAGAACTAGTGAAAGTGAAAAGCTCGGAGCAGGGAAGGGCTCTGAAGCTGAAGCAGAGGTCATCTTGGTAGAGCCTATAAGGGagttcccccctcccccaccaccaccagctccaccagtgCAGAAGATAGAAGAGGCTTCACCAAGCACGGTGGTTCAAGAGGAGACCTCGCAGCCTGTTACAGAAGTCCAGGACCCCCAAGAATCCCAAGCCTCGTTTGAACAAGAGGCTTCCATGATGATGCCCCAATATCAAGGAGAAGTAGGACAGGATCTCTCTCAGAACACCATACTGGAGGCCTACGTGCCAGACATGCAGCAGCAGGCTCCAATGCATGGATACCCTGCTTACCCGCCACCAAACCTAGAGGAGGATGGCATGGAGGCAGAGGAAGATGGGTTAGCTCCTTTGGAGAGCCAGCCCATCACATTCACcccagaggagatggagaaataCAGCAAACTGCAACAAGCTGCACAACAgcacattcagcagcagcttatGGCCAAGCAGGTTAAGACGTTTCCCTCCGCcgcagcagccgccgccgctgcggccgccgccgccgctgccaatTTGGCTCcggctccccctccccccaccctgcaGCAGATCCACATCCAACAGCCGACCGTGTCTGTCGCCTCCGGCACATCGATCACTACCGTGCAGCACGCCATCCTGCAGCACCACGCAGCGACCGCTGCAGCGATGGGCATCCACCCACACGCCCACCACCCACACCACGCACACGCTCAGCTGGCCCAGGTGCACCATATTCCTCAGCACCACCTTACCCCCATCTCCCTGTCTCCGCTGGGCCACTCTCTTGGCCACTCTCTGGGTCACTCACTGGGACATGCTGGGCTGATCCAAGCTCACCCAACAGCCTTCCTCTCTGGTCAGCCGATACATATTATCCCAGCGTCTGCCCTGCACCACACCCCCTTGGCTCTCCACCACGTACCACACGCAGCCCTCTACCCTACGCTGCTAACATCCCGGCCTTCAcaggcggctgcagcagcagctctgcagcttcaTCCACTTCTACACCCAATCTTCTCAGGACAGGACCTCCAGCACCCTCCTAACCACGGCTCTTGA